The sequence below is a genomic window from Actinokineospora baliensis.
TGGGCAGCCACTCGCCGTCGTTGCGCGAGTAGTCCAGGTACAGCATCGAGGCCACCGCGTCGACCCGCAGGCCGTCGACGTGGAACTCCTCGATCCAGTACAGGGCGTTGGCGACCAGGAAGTTGCGCACCTCGTTGCGGCCGAAGTCGAACACCAGGGTGCCCCAGTCCGGCTGCTCGCCCCGGCGCGGGTCGCCGTGCTCGTAGAGCGGGCTGCCGTCGAAGCGGGCCAGCGCCCAGGAGTCGCGCGGGAAGTGCGCGGGCACCCAGTCCATGATCACGCCGATGCCGCGCGCGTGCAGCGCGTCGACAAAACCGCGGAACTCGTCCGGGGTGCCGAACCGCGCGGTCGGCGCGTAGTACGAGGTGACCTGGTAGCCCCACGACCCGCCGAACGGGTGCTCGGCCACCGGCAGCAGCTCCACGTGCGTGAAGTTGTGCTCGACCAGGTAGTCGCCCAGCTCGGTGGCCAGTTCCCGGTACCCGAGGCCCTGGCGCCACGAGCCGAGGTGCACCTCGTAGACGCTCATCGGCGCCGCGCTCCACGAGGTGGCGTCCCGGCGGACCAGCCACTCGGCGTCGGCCCACTGGTACTCCGAAGTGGACACCACCGACGCCGTCGCGGGCGGGATCTCGGTGGCGAAGGCCATCGGGTCGGCCTTCTCGTGCCAGGACCCGTCCGCGCCGTGGATGCGGAACTTGTACCGCGTCCCCGGGGTCACCCCCGGCAGGAAGACCTCCCACACCCCGGACGAGCCGAGCGACCGCATCGGGTTCGCCCTGCCGTCCCAGCCGTCGAAGTCGCCGCACACCCGCACCCCGCGCGCGGTCGGCGCCCACACCGCGAACGAGGTCCCCTCGACCACGCCGACCGGGGTCTCGAAGGACCGCACGTGCGCGCCCAGGACCTCCCACAACCGCTCGTGGCGGCCCTCGGCGAACAGGTGCAGGTCCAGCTCACCCAGCGTCGGCAGCCACCGGTACGGGTCCTGCACCAGCTCCGGGCCCGCGCCGTAGTCCACCTCCAGCAGGTACTCCACGGGCGCGGTGGCCAGGTCGGCGGCGAACACGCTGTCGCCGACCTCGTCCATCTCGTGCCGCTGGTCGCCGACGATCACCGCGACCGACTTGGCGTTGGGGCGCAGTGCCCGCACCACCGCCCCGCCGCCGCGCGTGGGGTGCGCCCCCAGCAGCGAGTGCGGGTCGTGGTGCGCGCCTGCGATGAGCCGCTCGATCTCGTCAACCAGCAAGAGGAATCAACCCTGGGATATGTAGGACTGGAGCTGGTCGCGGTCGGCTTCCAGCTGGC
It includes:
- the glgB gene encoding 1,4-alpha-glucan branching protein GlgB, which encodes MVDEIERLIAGAHHDPHSLLGAHPTRGGGAVVRALRPNAKSVAVIVGDQRHEMDEVGDSVFAADLATAPVEYLLEVDYGAGPELVQDPYRWLPTLGELDLHLFAEGRHERLWEVLGAHVRSFETPVGVVEGTSFAVWAPTARGVRVCGDFDGWDGRANPMRSLGSSGVWEVFLPGVTPGTRYKFRIHGADGSWHEKADPMAFATEIPPATASVVSTSEYQWADAEWLVRRDATSWSAAPMSVYEVHLGSWRQGLGYRELATELGDYLVEHNFTHVELLPVAEHPFGGSWGYQVTSYYAPTARFGTPDEFRGFVDALHARGIGVIMDWVPAHFPRDSWALARFDGSPLYEHGDPRRGEQPDWGTLVFDFGRNEVRNFLVANALYWIEEFHVDGLRVDAVASMLYLDYSRNDGEWLPNEHGGRENLDAVRFLQELNATVYKHHPGTVMVAEESTAWPGVTRPTHLGGLGFGFKWNMGWMHDTLSYIGHDPVHRTYHHNEITFALVYAWSENFMLPLSHDEVVHGKGSLWTRMPGDDWNKAAGLRALLAFMWAHPGKQLLFMGQEFGQRQEWSESRSLDWDLTDQPLHRGVRSLVRDLNAAYRDHPALYLDDSRPEGFSWVDANDSAGNVLSFLRQGGDTQLLCVANFSGSPHHDYRVGVPHPGTWREIVNTDAQPYGGSGVGNLGGTTATPDPWHGRPASLVLQLPPQGVVWLVPDDESPEDDPDVPVV